Part of the Sulfuriflexus mobilis genome is shown below.
AAGCCCGGCGATTCTGCTCGAAATCGGCAGTCGCCGTGTTGCCGACAAGGCCGTAAGCAGCCCGGAACCGGTAGCCGGCCAGCATCGGCCACGCGAGGAAAAACCGCCACAACACTTCAGTGCCCTGAACAAGTCCTTCACGTTTGAGAGCTTTGTTGAGGGTAAATCTAACCAGTTGGCGCGGGCGGCCTCCAGTCAGGTGGGTGAAAACTCCGGCGGCGCCTATAACCCACTGCTTATTTACGGTGGTGTTGGCCTCGGCAAAACCCATCTTATGCACGCCGTGGGGAATCTCATTGTCGAACGTAACCCCAATGCTCGTGTGGTGTATCTGCATTCCGAGCGCTTTGTCGCCGACATGGTCAAGGCCCTGCAACATAACGCCATTAACGAATTCAAACGCTATTACCGCACGCTTGATGCGCTGCTCATTGACGATATCCAGTTTTTTGCCGGCAAGGAACGCTCCCAGGAAGAATTTTTCCATACATTTAATGCCTTACTAGAACGCCAGATGCAGGTGATCATGACCTGTGACCGCTACCCGAAGGAGGTCAATGGCCTCGAGGAGCGACTGAAATCACGTTTTGGCTGGGGCCTGACCGTGGCCATTGAGCCACCGGAACTGGAAACACGTGCCGCCATCCTCATGAACAAGGCCTCGCTGGCCCAGATCGAATTGCCCAGGGATGTCGCCTTCTTTATCGCCAAGCGTATTCACTCCAATGTGCGCGAGCTGGAAGGGG
Proteins encoded:
- the dnaA gene encoding chromosomal replication initiator protein DnaA; the encoded protein is MSAPLWQACLNQLEGELTAEQFNTWIRPLHAVEDNDCLRLLAPNRFVLDWVNEQFLPQITDIASRLANGSSPAILLEIGSRRVADKAVSSPEPVAGQHRPREEKPPQHFSALNKSFTFESFVEGKSNQLARAASSQVGENSGGAYNPLLIYGGVGLGKTHLMHAVGNLIVERNPNARVVYLHSERFVADMVKALQHNAINEFKRYYRTLDALLIDDIQFFAGKERSQEEFFHTFNALLERQMQVIMTCDRYPKEVNGLEERLKSRFGWGLTVAIEPPELETRAAILMNKASLAQIELPRDVAFFIAKRIHSNVRELEGALRRVIANAHFMGKAITVDFAKESLKDLLAMQERLVSIDNIQKTVAEYYKIRVADLHSKSRTRSVTRPRQLAMALAKELTTHSLPEIGDAFGGRDHTTVLHACRKVTELKEADNRINEDYANLLRTLST